One window of Thermocoleostomius sinensis A174 genomic DNA carries:
- a CDS encoding alpha/beta fold hydrolase, with protein sequence MASLLIKAFEALTSIIGESSLNHILRTVRPIGGCTNALLRASSAMLDNQSIHFLPAATASIQDADALALLRQLRRSVVQVMLPQKHVSIATAYIHQSALTSFTKSSNAPIVLLHGFDSSLLEFRRLLPCFIADRDVWAIDLLGFGFTEYNSDLSINPFTIRQHLHAVWQRINQPIVLVGASMGGAVAIDFALKYPNCVQSLVLIDSVGLSGNFPIGPFLSAPVLGWSVEWLAFRKQMALQLAQVFPWTDSGLVDAIRCSLVHQQMPTWRQAIASFTRSGGYAFSPEDLTTIQPPTLILWGESDDMLGTDDADRFHRAIPRSELHWITAGHVPHFEQPQSVADRIQQFLITRSQHV encoded by the coding sequence ATGGCTTCTCTCCTAATTAAAGCGTTTGAGGCGTTGACCTCGATAATAGGAGAATCATCTTTAAACCACATCCTCCGCACGGTTCGCCCGATCGGTGGTTGTACAAATGCGCTTTTACGTGCTAGTAGTGCCATGCTCGACAATCAGTCGATCCATTTTTTGCCAGCCGCTACAGCCAGTATTCAGGATGCAGACGCGCTCGCCTTACTTCGACAACTGCGACGATCGGTTGTGCAGGTGATGCTACCACAGAAGCACGTTTCGATCGCCACTGCTTACATTCATCAGTCAGCACTTACTTCATTCACAAAATCGTCAAATGCTCCAATAGTGTTGCTGCACGGGTTTGATAGCTCACTACTAGAATTTCGTCGTCTGTTGCCCTGTTTCATTGCCGATCGAGATGTTTGGGCGATCGATTTACTGGGATTTGGATTCACAGAATACAACTCCGATTTGTCAATTAATCCGTTCACCATCCGGCAGCATCTTCATGCTGTTTGGCAACGAATCAATCAACCAATCGTGCTAGTGGGTGCATCAATGGGTGGAGCCGTGGCGATTGATTTTGCCTTGAAATATCCGAATTGCGTTCAATCTTTGGTGCTAATTGATAGCGTGGGTTTGTCTGGTAATTTTCCGATCGGACCGTTTTTGAGTGCGCCCGTTTTAGGTTGGAGCGTAGAGTGGCTAGCATTTCGTAAACAAATGGCATTGCAACTGGCGCAGGTATTCCCTTGGACTGATTCGGGTTTAGTCGATGCAATTCGCTGTAGTTTGGTGCATCAACAAATGCCGACTTGGAGACAAGCAATCGCGTCTTTTACCCGTAGCGGCGGCTATGCTTTCTCACCCGAAGATTTAACTACCATTCAACCTCCAACGTTGATCCTCTGGGGAGAATCTGACGATATGCTGGGAACTGACGATGCCGATCGGTTTCACCGCGCCATTCCCCGAAGCGAACTGCATTGGATTACAGCGGGGCATGTGCCCCATTTTGAGCAACCGCAAAGTGTAGCCGATCGGATTCAGCAATTTTTGATTACTAGATCGCAGCATGTTTGA
- a CDS encoding mechanosensitive ion channel family protein, whose translation MRLLKSDGKLIKPLRIARVIGLAFIVGLLFSICFDRSPAIAQETSPLPRASVVVDGTELFQLGSPGTYEAEERAEKANRQIRTAITTGQPPSITVSGSEQLPTLELNGEQLLTITEEDLVPGQSGRAQAREWAERIETAIEQAQEQRTSGYLRIAAIQAIIAALIALLLHWSIGRFWRRTLTPELRTITQVPDPDSVRIPQYTSLDLLLGFLLIAARVGIWLVAVLYISNLFPWTRQWSYRLTEILISSFVSPIVVLGENRYSIVHLLILAGLFFALEIVTKTITNLLKTRVLRLTVTNRGTREVIAILIRYSLLFIGAMVLLQIWGIDLSSLALLASALGLGIGLGLQDIAKDIGSGVVLLFERPIQVGDFVQVGEYEGTIELIGARSTLIRTLDHISIIVPNSRFLSAEVINWSHHNPVSRLHLPVGVAYGSDMNAVRSALLEAAQEHHRVLINPKPQVFFKGFGDSSLNLELLVWTAEPSKHILIKSELYFKIEEKFRKYSVEIPFPQQDLHVRSGNLPIDLSPEFQQTLQQLLKLSQNGQASHTDKTVDRKPAP comes from the coding sequence ATGAGACTTCTCAAGTCTGACGGGAAATTGATCAAACCGCTACGGATTGCCCGAGTCATAGGACTCGCATTTATAGTTGGCTTATTGTTCAGCATCTGCTTCGATCGATCACCTGCCATAGCCCAAGAAACCTCCCCTCTCCCGCGGGCTTCAGTCGTTGTAGATGGTACAGAACTGTTTCAGTTGGGTAGCCCTGGAACTTATGAAGCAGAAGAACGGGCAGAAAAGGCCAACCGTCAGATTCGGACCGCCATTACAACCGGACAGCCGCCAAGCATAACGGTATCTGGTAGTGAACAATTGCCTACGCTAGAACTGAATGGCGAACAATTGCTGACTATCACCGAAGAAGATTTGGTTCCAGGTCAAAGTGGTCGCGCCCAAGCACGGGAATGGGCCGAGCGGATTGAAACAGCGATCGAACAGGCGCAAGAACAGCGCACAAGCGGTTATTTGCGAATTGCCGCGATTCAAGCGATCATTGCCGCTCTGATTGCATTGCTGTTGCATTGGTCTATAGGACGCTTTTGGCGACGCACCCTCACTCCAGAACTGCGCACCATTACACAAGTTCCCGATCCTGACAGCGTCCGGATACCACAATATACATCCCTCGATCTGCTGCTGGGCTTTTTGTTGATCGCAGCACGTGTTGGTATTTGGTTAGTTGCGGTACTTTACATTAGCAATTTATTTCCCTGGACGCGACAGTGGAGTTACCGGCTCACAGAGATTTTGATCAGCAGCTTTGTTTCTCCGATCGTGGTGTTGGGCGAAAATCGCTATTCGATCGTGCATCTGTTGATTTTAGCGGGGCTGTTCTTTGCGCTGGAAATTGTTACTAAAACAATCACCAATCTTTTAAAAACTCGTGTCCTACGCCTCACTGTTACCAATCGAGGGACTCGCGAAGTGATCGCGATCCTGATTCGCTACAGTTTGCTGTTCATCGGGGCGATGGTGCTGCTGCAAATTTGGGGCATTGATTTAAGTTCTCTGGCGCTGCTCGCTAGTGCTCTCGGTTTAGGGATTGGTTTAGGACTTCAAGACATCGCTAAAGATATTGGTAGTGGGGTGGTGCTGTTGTTTGAGCGGCCTATCCAAGTGGGGGATTTTGTGCAAGTCGGAGAATATGAAGGCACGATCGAACTGATTGGGGCCCGCAGCACGCTAATCCGTACCCTGGATCACATCTCGATCATTGTGCCGAATTCACGTTTTTTGTCCGCCGAGGTGATCAATTGGAGCCACCACAACCCTGTGTCGCGATTGCATTTGCCCGTCGGAGTTGCCTATGGATCGGACATGAACGCGGTGCGCTCGGCATTACTCGAAGCGGCCCAAGAACACCATCGTGTCTTAATCAATCCTAAACCTCAAGTGTTTTTTAAGGGGTTTGGGGATAGTTCCCTCAATCTAGAACTGCTGGTATGGACGGCTGAACCCAGCAAACATATTTTGATCAAAAGTGAACTGTACTTCAAAATTGAAGAGAAATTCCGCAAATACAGCGTCGAAATACCATTCCCACAGCAAGACCTACATGTGCGATCGGGCAACTTGCCGATTGATCTGTCCCCTGAATTTCAGCAAACTCTCCAGCAACTTCTCAAACTATCGCAAAATGGACAAGCATCACACACTGATAAAACTGTCGATCGAAAGCCTGCGCCGTGA
- a CDS encoding glycosyltransferase family 39 protein, which produces MRQLALLLLVLGIFFRLCDLGDRPYWVDEVATSIRVAGYTKQQVIEQLADGQLHSIADLQHYQRLNVNQGWGKTLQALVQSPEHAPLYFLLARLWSQCFGSSVVAMRSFSVLLSLIALPVMAALSRALFAPEKPRSLSSWTMNGTINALSVALLSVSPFFVAYAQEARPYSLWIVVLLVMHWTLLKAVRTDDRLYWIGHSISTALALYTSLLSGLVILGHSGYVAMMQRWRFGCVFQHYILTLTLAIGAFVPWLVIVVQQWDTLQDNTTWTRGALGRSPLLAIWLYNLAVLYFDVPVVLSPLWIGFIEVLTALAIVSFIGGAIYWLCRKTARWQWLLVMSLIVTTPACLIATDLLTGSQISTAARYWLPAHVGIQLAMIYLFTDRLSLKTTKSRWHGLLIVIIAISCISCGFQLYQSPKYQKSRNLHNQPIATILNQADRPLLIAESSQTLDVISLSYDLQSAVQFQILANSGALPSFKQCNIFVFNPSRSLLEEIQANSEVTLTVQYQPTRLVPTEMALSLWSIQSHRCHSVTKIAIPSQL; this is translated from the coding sequence TTGCGGCAATTGGCACTATTGCTGTTGGTTCTGGGAATATTTTTCCGTCTTTGTGATTTGGGCGATCGTCCCTATTGGGTCGATGAAGTAGCCACATCGATTCGGGTGGCAGGCTACACCAAGCAACAGGTGATCGAGCAACTGGCAGATGGTCAGTTGCACAGCATCGCGGACCTGCAACACTATCAGCGGCTTAATGTCAACCAAGGTTGGGGGAAAACGCTACAAGCGCTTGTGCAGAGTCCAGAACACGCTCCCCTTTACTTTCTGTTGGCGCGGCTGTGGTCACAATGCTTTGGCTCCTCAGTTGTGGCCATGCGGAGTTTCTCTGTCTTGCTCAGCTTGATTGCGTTACCAGTAATGGCGGCTCTCAGTCGAGCACTGTTTGCACCAGAGAAACCCCGATCGCTCTCATCCTGGACAATGAATGGGACGATTAATGCATTATCAGTGGCGTTGTTGTCTGTTTCACCTTTTTTTGTCGCCTATGCTCAAGAGGCTCGGCCCTACAGTTTATGGATTGTGGTATTGCTAGTGATGCACTGGACGTTGCTAAAAGCTGTCCGCACAGACGATCGCCTTTATTGGATTGGGCACAGTATCAGCACAGCGTTAGCGTTGTATACCTCGCTGTTGAGTGGGTTGGTGATCCTGGGGCACAGTGGCTATGTAGCGATGATGCAGCGATGGCGCTTTGGCTGCGTTTTTCAGCACTACATTCTAACATTAACCCTAGCAATCGGAGCGTTCGTTCCGTGGTTGGTGATTGTGGTACAGCAATGGGATACATTGCAGGACAATACGACCTGGACTCGTGGCGCGTTGGGGAGGTCCCCTTTATTGGCAATTTGGCTCTACAACCTTGCTGTTCTCTATTTTGATGTGCCTGTTGTTCTCTCGCCGTTGTGGATTGGATTCATTGAGGTTTTAACAGCGCTGGCGATCGTCAGTTTCATCGGCGGTGCAATCTATTGGCTCTGCCGCAAAACCGCGCGTTGGCAATGGCTGTTGGTGATGAGCCTAATTGTGACAACTCCTGCTTGCTTAATTGCAACCGATCTCCTCACAGGAAGTCAAATTTCTACAGCGGCTCGATATTGGTTGCCTGCTCATGTGGGTATACAACTGGCAATGATTTATTTATTTACCGATCGGTTGAGTTTAAAGACAACAAAATCCCGATGGCATGGGCTGTTGATAGTGATAATAGCGATTAGCTGCATTTCATGCGGATTTCAGCTATATCAATCTCCGAAATATCAAAAAAGCCGCAATTTACACAATCAACCGATTGCCACCATTCTTAATCAAGCCGATCGGCCTCTTTTGATCGCTGAATCATCCCAAACATTGGATGTAATTTCGCTGAGCTATGACTTGCAATCAGCGGTACAATTCCAAATTCTTGCAAATTCTGGGGCATTACCATCGTTCAAGCAATGCAATATATTTGTGTTTAATCCATCTCGATCGCTACTAGAGGAAATTCAAGCTAATTCTGAGGTGACATTGACGGTTCAATATCAACCAACACGTCTAGTTCCTACGGAAATGGCTCTCTCACTCTGGTCAATTCAATCCCATCGCTGTCATAGCGTTACAAAGATAGCCATTCCAAGTCAGTTGTGA
- a CDS encoding Uma2 family endonuclease — MVRLDENPPVVGTEDIITELDISHLVIEDDTPLDNFQSELQQRLLVEPLCSSRVLTPPFLAAANVGLFYKLKGDPIVPDMLLSLGVQRAENFSERRHRSYFVWEFGKVPDVCIEIVSNQEGDELILCQKSQQRGKVASKKDIYAQIGVPYYVVFDPLRQIQGEAEMNGALLRVWSISPIGYTELTSPQGVTQIGEVVWLEGIGLGLTLWEGPFEEDISRLWLRWCDRNGRVIPTGAEGQAFERQRAEQEHQRAEQERQRAEQEHQRAEQERQRAEQEHQRAEQERQARERLEAYLRSQGINPDQLP, encoded by the coding sequence ATGGTTCGTCTTGATGAGAATCCCCCCGTGGTTGGTACAGAAGACATCATCACTGAGCTTGACATCAGCCATCTCGTCATAGAGGACGATACGCCGTTGGACAATTTTCAATCTGAGTTACAGCAGCGGTTATTAGTAGAACCACTTTGTAGTTCTAGGGTGCTTACGCCACCGTTTCTAGCGGCAGCGAATGTTGGATTGTTCTACAAACTGAAAGGCGATCCCATTGTTCCAGATATGTTGCTGAGCTTGGGAGTACAACGGGCCGAAAATTTTTCTGAACGTCGGCATCGCTCCTATTTTGTTTGGGAATTTGGCAAAGTTCCCGATGTCTGTATTGAAATTGTCTCTAACCAAGAAGGCGATGAATTGATTCTATGCCAAAAATCACAACAGAGAGGAAAAGTTGCAAGCAAAAAGGATATCTACGCGCAAATAGGTGTGCCCTATTATGTTGTATTTGATCCTCTGCGGCAAATTCAAGGTGAAGCTGAGATGAACGGGGCATTGTTGCGCGTGTGGTCAATTTCTCCGATCGGTTATACCGAGCTAACTTCCCCTCAGGGTGTTACCCAGATAGGAGAAGTTGTCTGGTTGGAGGGAATCGGACTGGGACTCACCCTCTGGGAAGGCCCGTTTGAAGAAGATATCTCTAGGCTTTGGCTGCGCTGGTGCGATCGAAACGGTCGGGTGATTCCTACAGGTGCAGAAGGTCAAGCCTTTGAGCGCCAACGCGCCGAGCAGGAACACCAACGCGCCGAGCAGGAACGCCAACGGGCAGAACAGGAACACCAACGCGCCGAGCAGGAACGCCAGCGCGCCGAGCAGGAACACCAACGGGCAGAACAGGAACGGCAAGCTAGAGAACGATTGGAAGCCTACCTGCGATCGCAAGGCATTAATCCAGATCAACTTCCTTAG